In Pseudoduganella albidiflava, a single window of DNA contains:
- a CDS encoding YqaA family protein, producing MIENAIAWLLAFLAAPEVGLTSVFIISFVSATLVPLGSEPAVFAVCKANPELFWPAILVATCGNTLGGIVDYWMGYYAKAAFAKERESRWFAWLSHYGAKTMLLSWVPAIGDPLCTLGGWLKLPFWPAVGYMAIGKFARYLTMTAALLYIPDGFWRSLVHMLGG from the coding sequence ATGATTGAAAACGCCATTGCCTGGCTGCTGGCCTTCCTGGCCGCGCCGGAAGTGGGGTTGACGTCGGTCTTCATCATCTCCTTTGTTTCCGCGACCCTCGTCCCCCTCGGCTCCGAACCGGCCGTCTTCGCTGTCTGCAAGGCCAATCCCGAACTGTTCTGGCCCGCGATCCTCGTGGCCACCTGCGGCAACACGCTGGGCGGCATCGTCGATTACTGGATGGGGTATTACGCCAAGGCGGCGTTCGCGAAAGAGCGCGAGAGCCGCTGGTTCGCCTGGCTGTCGCACTACGGCGCCAAGACGATGCTGCTGTCGTGGGTGCCCGCCATCGGCGATCCGCTGTGCACGCTGGGCGGATGGCTGAAGTTGCCGTTCTGGCCCGCCGTCGGCTACATGGCGATCGGCAAGTTCGCCCGCTACCTGACGATGACGGCGGCGCTGTTGTACATTCCCGATGGTTTCTGGCGTTCGCTGGTCCACATGCTGGGCGGCTGA
- a CDS encoding methyl-accepting chemotaxis protein, protein MPKLTVRFSLMAALCLFTVMIAIGAALGVFMINRSNSALSLVQDIALETQAINDIYKDATRVRSSLNRAYSEARDGGQVEGNGSALGNATNYLVRTRKALADFVAAPPSEGTDVQLRNDLVAASARMLDTLDAGIAALKGNDVAGFATINSRDLTPRGAEISKLLEKFQKENTERGEALMKERDGEYRLVLWLVALGLAGALALVVAMHIFLRNLVIAPLERAVELLDGVAHGDLTARVDAQGNNEIDRLMRGIAKMQQSLIEMVSNVRSGAQAIGTAASEVAMGNQDLSSRTESQASALEETAATMEELTSTVKSTADNTMQARELVEATSSKAAAGGTVMGQMAETMAAIDASSRKVVDIIGVIDSIAFQTNILALNAAVEAARAGEQGRGFAVVASEVRTLAQRSATAAREIKALIDDSVDKVGSGSMLANQAAQAMNEMVTSVQRVTGIVVDIAEASREQSNGIAQVNQSITQMDEVTQRNAALVEEAAAATQAMQHETENLLGAVSAFKLSGDAAQAHVPASAPAPAHAAARKPAPVKPAVALPRAPAAAKAPQQRAQKPAAKAPAADEWEEF, encoded by the coding sequence ATGCCCAAACTTACCGTCCGCTTCAGCCTGATGGCTGCGCTGTGCCTGTTTACCGTGATGATCGCGATCGGCGCGGCGCTTGGCGTGTTCATGATCAACCGTTCCAACAGCGCATTGTCGCTGGTGCAGGATATCGCCCTGGAAACGCAGGCGATCAATGACATCTACAAGGACGCCACGCGGGTACGCTCGAGCCTGAACCGTGCGTACTCGGAAGCGCGCGACGGCGGCCAGGTGGAGGGCAATGGCAGCGCCCTCGGCAATGCCACGAATTACCTGGTCCGTACCCGCAAGGCCCTGGCCGATTTCGTCGCCGCACCGCCATCCGAAGGGACCGATGTGCAGTTGCGCAACGACCTTGTCGCGGCATCGGCACGCATGCTCGATACGCTCGATGCAGGCATCGCCGCGCTGAAAGGCAACGACGTCGCCGGCTTCGCCACCATCAACAGCCGTGACCTGACGCCGCGCGGCGCCGAGATTTCCAAGCTGCTGGAAAAATTCCAGAAAGAGAACACCGAACGCGGCGAAGCGCTGATGAAGGAACGCGATGGCGAGTACCGCCTGGTGCTGTGGCTGGTGGCGCTCGGCCTGGCCGGCGCGCTGGCGCTGGTGGTCGCCATGCACATCTTCCTGCGCAACCTCGTCATCGCACCGCTCGAGCGTGCCGTCGAGCTGCTCGATGGCGTGGCGCATGGCGACCTGACCGCCCGCGTCGATGCCCAGGGCAACAACGAGATCGACCGCCTCATGCGCGGTATCGCGAAAATGCAGCAAAGCCTGATCGAGATGGTGTCGAACGTGCGCAGCGGCGCGCAGGCGATCGGCACGGCCGCCAGCGAGGTTGCCATGGGCAACCAGGACCTGTCGTCGCGTACCGAAAGCCAGGCCAGCGCGCTGGAAGAAACCGCCGCCACGATGGAAGAGCTGACGAGCACCGTGAAAAGCACCGCCGACAACACGATGCAGGCCCGCGAGCTGGTCGAGGCGACTTCCTCGAAGGCCGCCGCGGGCGGCACCGTCATGGGCCAGATGGCGGAAACGATGGCGGCCATCGACGCATCGTCGCGCAAGGTGGTCGACATCATCGGCGTGATCGACAGTATCGCCTTCCAGACCAATATCCTGGCGCTGAACGCCGCCGTGGAAGCGGCCCGCGCCGGCGAGCAGGGCCGCGGCTTCGCGGTGGTGGCTTCCGAAGTGCGCACGCTGGCCCAGCGCAGCGCCACGGCGGCCAGGGAGATCAAGGCGCTGATCGACGATTCCGTCGACAAGGTGGGCTCCGGCAGCATGCTGGCGAACCAGGCGGCGCAGGCCATGAACGAGATGGTGACCAGCGTCCAGCGCGTGACCGGCATCGTCGTCGATATCGCCGAAGCCAGCCGCGAGCAGAGCAACGGCATCGCGCAAGTGAACCAGTCGATCACGCAGATGGATGAAGTCACGCAGCGCAATGCGGCGCTGGTAGAGGAAGCGGCCGCCGCCACCCAGGCCATGCAGCACGAGACGGAAAACCTGCTGGGCGCCGTCAGCGCCTTCAAGCTGTCGGGCGATGCCGCGCAGGCCCACGTTCCTGCATCCGCGCCGGCACCTGCCCATGCCGCGGCACGGAAACCGGCACCCGTCAAGCCGGCGGTCGCCTTGCCACGCGCACCCGCCGCCGCGAAGGCGCCGCAGCAGCGTGCGCAGAAGCCGGCCGCCAAGGCCCCCGCCGCGGACGAGTGGGAAGAGTTCTGA
- a CDS encoding DUF3683 domain-containing protein encodes MNAPAQLQVLLAESPDGHAPTRVREIPYNYTSFSDREIVIRLLGEESWQLLDELRSARQTGRSARMLYEVLGDIWVVRRNPYLQDDLLDNPKRRQALIDALHHRLSEVDKRRMAIDAGESGEAAAKRASSVEKLLAAASKAVADFGDEFRVMYDLRKRAVKVLGRYTAKHNICFDGMKRVSHVTDATDWRVEYPFVVLTPDAEEEMAGLVKGCIELGLTIIPRGGGTGYTGGAIPLTPMSAVINTEKLLRIDPVEMKVLPGLDRDYATIYTEAGVITNQVSVAAEKAGFVFAVDPTSAHASCIGGNIAMNAGGKKAVLWGTALDNLASWRMVDPNGDWLDVTRLDHNLSKIHDTPLARFKLEWTHPNAKGEAKGAPFKTEILEIAGRKFRKEGLGKDVTDKFLAGLPGIQKEGCDGLITSGRWILHKMPKFTRTVCLEFFGQARDAIPSIVEIKDYLDGLPAKGEQFATLRLAGLEHLDERYLRAVGYATKSKRGVLPKMALFGDIVGDNEDAVALAASEVVRLANTRVGEGFVAVSPEARKKFWLDRARTAAIAKHTNAFKINEDVVIPLNRMGEYTDGIERINVELSIKNKLQLATALREYFEAGNLAIGKSDDASEDGVGDAEMLGDRPQQALALLDQVQERWTFILANLDKPLESARLELYQLGLQELSGAFEERLQRQPAATLFDVVQDRTVRISWKQEIRAVLRQIFNGAAYKPILDEAQAIHKRILRGRVFVALHMHAGDGNVHTNLPVNSDHYEMLQDAHKAVARIMTLARSLNGVISGEHGIGITKLEFLTEDEIGEFRDYKLRVDPEGRFNKGKLLNLPGMDADLRNAYTPSFGLMGHESLIMQQSDIGEIANSIKDCLRCGKCKPVCNTHIPRANLLYSPRDKILATSSLIEAFLYEEQTRRGISIRHWEEFEDVADHCTVCHKCETPCPVNIDFGDVSMNMRNLLRKMDKRSFNPTKAATMFFLNATDAGTVNAARQAIVGVGAKAQRLGNEVFKKVARQQTKAPPPTTGKPPIREQIIHFVNKKMPGNLPKKTARALLDIEDNKMIPIIRDPKKTNANTEAVFYFPGCGSERLFSQVGLATQAMLWEVGVQTVLPPGYLCCGYPQRGAGDYDKAEKMMTDNRVLFHRMANTLNYLDIKTVLVSCGTCYDQLATYEFEKIFPGCRIMDIHEYLLEKGVKLEGVTGTRYMYHDPCHTPMKLQDPMKTVNALVQTHDSVKIEKNDRCCGESGTLAVARPDISTQVRFRKEEEMVKGADKLRADGFDGDVKILTSCPACFQGLSRFNEDSGTTADYIVVEIARHLLGENWMPDYVNRANDGGIERVLV; translated from the coding sequence ATGAACGCACCAGCACAACTCCAGGTATTGCTCGCAGAATCGCCGGACGGCCACGCGCCGACCCGCGTCCGTGAAATCCCCTACAACTACACATCGTTCTCCGACCGCGAGATCGTCATCCGCCTGCTGGGCGAGGAATCGTGGCAGCTGCTGGACGAGCTGCGCAGTGCCCGCCAGACCGGCCGCTCCGCGCGCATGCTGTACGAGGTACTGGGCGATATCTGGGTGGTTCGCCGCAATCCGTACCTGCAGGACGACCTGCTGGACAACCCGAAGCGTCGCCAGGCCCTGATCGACGCGCTGCACCACCGCCTGTCCGAGGTGGACAAGCGGCGCATGGCCATCGATGCCGGGGAATCGGGCGAAGCCGCCGCGAAGCGCGCCTCCAGCGTGGAAAAACTGCTGGCCGCCGCCAGCAAGGCCGTGGCCGATTTCGGCGACGAATTCCGCGTCATGTACGACCTGCGCAAGCGCGCGGTCAAGGTGCTGGGCCGCTACACCGCCAAGCACAACATCTGCTTCGACGGCATGAAGCGCGTCTCGCACGTGACCGACGCCACCGACTGGCGCGTCGAATACCCGTTCGTCGTGCTCACGCCGGATGCGGAAGAGGAAATGGCCGGCCTCGTCAAGGGCTGTATCGAACTGGGCCTGACGATCATCCCGCGCGGCGGCGGCACCGGCTATACCGGCGGCGCGATCCCGCTGACGCCGATGTCGGCCGTGATCAACACGGAAAAGCTGCTGCGCATCGACCCGGTGGAAATGAAGGTGCTTCCTGGCCTCGATCGCGATTACGCTACCATCTACACCGAGGCGGGCGTGATCACGAACCAGGTGTCGGTCGCGGCCGAAAAGGCCGGCTTCGTGTTCGCTGTCGATCCCACCTCGGCGCACGCTTCCTGCATCGGCGGCAATATCGCGATGAACGCGGGCGGCAAGAAGGCCGTGCTGTGGGGCACCGCGCTGGACAACCTGGCCTCGTGGCGCATGGTCGACCCGAACGGCGACTGGCTCGACGTCACTCGCCTGGACCATAACCTGTCCAAGATCCACGACACGCCGCTGGCCCGCTTCAAGCTGGAGTGGACGCACCCGAACGCGAAGGGCGAAGCGAAAGGCGCGCCGTTCAAGACCGAGATCCTGGAAATCGCCGGCCGCAAGTTCCGCAAGGAAGGCCTGGGCAAGGACGTGACGGACAAGTTCCTGGCCGGCCTGCCGGGCATCCAGAAGGAAGGCTGCGATGGCCTGATCACGTCGGGGCGCTGGATCCTGCACAAGATGCCGAAGTTCACGCGTACCGTCTGCCTGGAATTCTTCGGCCAGGCGCGCGATGCGATTCCTTCGATCGTCGAGATCAAGGATTACCTGGATGGCCTGCCGGCCAAGGGCGAGCAGTTCGCCACGCTGCGCCTGGCCGGCCTGGAGCACCTCGACGAGCGCTACCTGCGCGCCGTCGGCTATGCCACCAAGTCGAAGCGCGGCGTGCTGCCGAAGATGGCCCTGTTCGGCGACATCGTTGGCGACAATGAAGACGCCGTGGCGCTGGCCGCCTCGGAAGTCGTGCGCCTGGCCAATACCCGCGTGGGCGAAGGCTTCGTCGCCGTCAGCCCGGAAGCGCGCAAGAAGTTCTGGCTCGACCGCGCCCGCACGGCGGCGATCGCCAAGCACACCAACGCGTTCAAGATCAACGAGGACGTCGTCATCCCGCTGAACCGGATGGGCGAATACACGGACGGCATCGAGCGCATCAACGTCGAGCTGTCGATCAAGAACAAGCTGCAGCTCGCCACCGCGCTGCGCGAATACTTCGAAGCGGGCAACCTGGCGATCGGCAAGAGCGACGACGCGTCCGAGGATGGCGTGGGCGATGCCGAGATGCTGGGCGACCGCCCGCAGCAGGCCCTGGCGCTGCTCGACCAGGTGCAGGAACGCTGGACCTTCATCCTGGCCAACCTGGACAAGCCGCTGGAATCGGCGCGGCTCGAGCTGTACCAGCTCGGCCTGCAGGAACTGAGCGGCGCGTTCGAGGAGCGCCTGCAGCGCCAGCCGGCCGCCACGCTGTTCGACGTGGTGCAGGACCGCACCGTGCGCATCAGCTGGAAGCAGGAAATCCGCGCCGTGCTGCGCCAGATCTTCAACGGCGCCGCCTACAAGCCGATCCTCGACGAGGCGCAGGCGATCCACAAGAGGATCCTGCGTGGCCGCGTGTTCGTGGCGCTGCACATGCACGCCGGCGACGGCAACGTTCACACCAACCTGCCGGTGAACTCGGACCATTACGAGATGCTGCAGGACGCGCACAAGGCCGTGGCCCGCATCATGACCCTGGCGCGTTCGCTGAACGGCGTGATCTCGGGCGAGCACGGCATCGGCATCACCAAGCTGGAATTCCTCACCGAGGATGAAATCGGCGAATTCCGCGACTACAAGCTGCGCGTCGACCCGGAAGGCCGCTTCAACAAGGGCAAGCTGCTGAACCTGCCCGGCATGGATGCGGACTTGCGCAACGCGTACACGCCGTCGTTCGGCCTGATGGGCCACGAATCGCTGATCATGCAGCAAAGCGATATCGGCGAGATCGCCAACAGCATCAAGGACTGCCTGCGTTGCGGCAAGTGCAAGCCGGTCTGCAACACGCACATTCCCCGTGCGAACCTGCTGTATTCGCCGCGCGACAAGATCCTGGCGACGTCGTCGCTGATCGAGGCGTTCCTGTACGAAGAACAGACCCGCCGCGGCATCTCGATCCGCCACTGGGAAGAGTTCGAGGACGTGGCCGACCATTGCACCGTGTGCCACAAGTGCGAAACGCCATGCCCGGTGAACATCGACTTCGGCGACGTGTCGATGAACATGCGCAACCTGCTGCGCAAGATGGACAAGCGCTCGTTCAATCCGACCAAGGCGGCGACGATGTTCTTCCTGAACGCGACCGACGCGGGCACCGTCAACGCGGCACGCCAGGCGATCGTCGGCGTCGGCGCCAAGGCCCAGCGCCTCGGCAACGAGGTGTTCAAGAAGGTGGCGCGCCAGCAGACCAAGGCACCGCCGCCGACCACGGGCAAGCCGCCGATCCGCGAGCAGATCATCCACTTCGTCAACAAGAAGATGCCGGGCAACCTGCCGAAGAAGACCGCGCGCGCGCTGCTGGATATCGAAGACAACAAGATGATCCCGATCATCCGCGATCCGAAGAAGACCAACGCCAACACGGAAGCGGTGTTCTACTTCCCGGGTTGCGGTTCGGAGCGGCTGTTCTCGCAGGTGGGCCTGGCCACCCAGGCCATGCTGTGGGAAGTGGGCGTGCAGACGGTGCTGCCGCCGGGCTACCTGTGCTGCGGCTATCCGCAGCGCGGCGCGGGCGACTACGACAAGGCCGAGAAGATGATGACGGATAACCGCGTCCTCTTCCACCGCATGGCCAATACGCTGAACTACCTGGACATCAAGACCGTGCTGGTCTCGTGCGGCACCTGCTACGACCAGCTGGCCACGTACGAGTTCGAGAAGATCTTCCCCGGCTGCCGCATCATGGACATCCATGAATACCTGCTGGAGAAGGGCGTCAAGCTGGAAGGCGTGACCGGTACCCGCTACATGTACCACGACCCCTGCCATACGCCGATGAAGCTGCAGGACCCGATGAAGACCGTGAATGCCCTCGTGCAAACGCACGATTCGGTGAAGATCGAGAAGAACGACCGCTGCTGCGGCGAATCGGGCACGCTGGCCGTGGCGCGGCCGGACATCTCCACCCAGGTGCGCTTCCGCAAGGAAGAGGAGATGGTCAAGGGCGCGGACAAGCTGCGCGCCGATGGCTTCGACGGCGACGTGAAGATCCTCACGAGCTGCCCGGCCTGCTTCCAGGGCCTGTCGCGCTTCAACGAGGATTCGGGCACCACCGCCGACTACATCGTCGTGGAAATCGCCCGTCACCTGCTGGGCGAGAACTGGATGCCCGACTACGTGAACCGCGCCAACGACGGCGGTATCGAACGCGTGCTGGTGTAA
- a CDS encoding gamma-butyrobetaine hydroxylase-like domain-containing protein, which produces MANPTAITLHNKSRTLEIAFDDGASFNIPFELLRVYSPSAEVQGHGPGQETLQVGKRDVGITDLEPVGQYALKPIFTDGHASGLYTWQYLYDLGANLDARWHDYIGRLHAAGFFGDTGREPGAVLHGTAAPSHHGCGHRH; this is translated from the coding sequence ATGGCCAACCCCACCGCTATTACCCTGCACAACAAGTCGCGCACCCTTGAAATCGCCTTCGACGACGGTGCGTCGTTCAACATCCCCTTCGAGCTGCTGCGGGTGTATTCGCCATCGGCGGAAGTGCAGGGCCACGGCCCCGGCCAGGAAACGCTGCAGGTCGGCAAGCGCGATGTCGGCATCACCGATCTGGAACCGGTCGGCCAGTATGCGCTGAAGCCGATCTTCACGGATGGCCATGCGTCCGGCCTGTACACCTGGCAATACCTGTATGACCTGGGCGCCAACCTCGACGCGCGCTGGCACGACTACATCGGCCGCCTGCACGCCGCCGGCTTCTTCGGCGATACCGGCCGCGAACCTGGCGCCGTCCTCCACGGCACGGCTGCCCCTTCCCACCACGGCTGCGGCCACCGGCACTGA
- the ilvA gene encoding threonine ammonia-lyase, biosynthetic translates to MTTDYLKKILTARVYDVAHETPLELAPNLSQRCQNRIYFKREDIQDVFSFKIRGAYNKMAHLSETQLKRGVICASAGNHAQGVALSAARMGCRAVIVMPTTTPLLKVDSVKARGGDNVEVVLHGESYTDAYQYALTLEKEQKLTFVHPFDDPDVIAGQGTIGMEILRQHSGPIHAVFIAIGGGGLISGVAAYIKQIRPDIKIIGVETMDADAMARSLKAGERVTLPDVGLFADGTAVRLVGEETFRLAQLYVDDVIIVDTDAICAAIKDVFTDTRSILEPSGALAVAGAKAYIERAELTKNPIRNETLITVTSGANMNFDRLRFVAERAELGEFREAVFAVTMAEQRGSFKRFCELIGPRNVTEFNYRISDQDQAHVFVGIQIADRGESSALARRFEEHDFRTLDLTHDELAKSHLRHLVGGKSALARDELLYRFEFPERPGALMRFLDSMAPNWNISLCHYRSQGGDVGRILIGLQVPSEEMDEFAKFLATLGYRYWDETQNPVYKLFL, encoded by the coding sequence ATGACTACCGACTACCTGAAGAAGATCCTCACCGCGCGCGTCTACGACGTCGCCCACGAAACGCCGCTGGAACTGGCGCCGAACCTGTCCCAGCGCTGCCAGAACCGCATTTACTTCAAGCGCGAGGATATCCAGGACGTATTCAGCTTCAAGATTCGCGGCGCCTACAACAAGATGGCGCACCTGTCGGAAACCCAGCTCAAGCGCGGCGTGATCTGCGCTTCCGCCGGCAACCATGCGCAAGGCGTGGCCCTGTCGGCCGCCCGCATGGGCTGCCGCGCCGTGATCGTGATGCCCACCACCACGCCGCTGCTGAAGGTCGACTCGGTCAAGGCGCGCGGCGGCGACAACGTGGAAGTGGTGCTGCACGGCGAGTCCTATACCGATGCCTACCAGTACGCGCTCACGCTGGAGAAGGAACAGAAGCTGACGTTCGTGCACCCGTTCGACGATCCGGACGTGATCGCCGGCCAGGGCACCATCGGCATGGAAATCCTGCGCCAGCACTCCGGCCCGATCCATGCGGTCTTCATCGCGATCGGCGGCGGCGGCCTGATCTCCGGCGTGGCCGCGTACATCAAGCAGATCCGCCCCGACATCAAGATCATCGGCGTGGAAACGATGGATGCCGATGCGATGGCGCGCAGCCTCAAGGCCGGTGAACGCGTGACCCTGCCGGACGTGGGCCTGTTCGCGGACGGCACCGCGGTGCGCCTGGTCGGCGAGGAAACCTTCCGGCTCGCGCAGCTGTACGTGGACGATGTGATCATCGTCGACACGGATGCGATCTGCGCCGCGATCAAGGATGTGTTCACGGATACCCGTTCGATCCTGGAACCGTCCGGCGCGCTGGCCGTGGCCGGTGCCAAGGCGTATATCGAGCGCGCCGAGCTGACCAAGAATCCGATTCGCAATGAAACGCTGATCACCGTCACTTCGGGCGCCAACATGAACTTCGACCGGCTGCGCTTCGTGGCCGAGCGCGCCGAGCTGGGCGAGTTCCGCGAAGCCGTGTTCGCGGTGACGATGGCCGAACAGCGCGGCAGCTTCAAGCGCTTCTGCGAACTGATCGGCCCGCGCAACGTCACGGAATTCAACTACCGGATCAGCGACCAGGACCAGGCCCATGTGTTCGTCGGCATCCAGATCGCCGACCGCGGCGAATCGAGCGCGCTGGCACGGCGCTTCGAGGAGCACGATTTCCGCACGCTGGACCTGACGCACGACGAACTGGCCAAGTCCCACCTGCGCCACCTGGTCGGCGGCAAGAGCGCGCTGGCGCGGGATGAGTTGCTGTACCGCTTTGAATTCCCCGAGCGCCCGGGCGCGCTGATGCGCTTCCTGGACAGCATGGCGCCGAACTGGAACATTTCGCTGTGCCACTACCGCTCGCAGGGCGGCGACGTGGGCCGCATCCTGATCGGCCTGCAGGTGCCGTCGGAAGAAATGGATGAATTCGCAAAGTTCCTCGCCACCCTCGGCTACCGGTACTGGGACGAAACGCAGAACCCGGTCTACAAGCTGTTCCTGTAA
- a CDS encoding sulfonate ABC transporter substrate-binding protein, translating into MKKLLTALLALLLLAALPARAETIRIGFQKGGGLLAMLKRQGAVEKAFAPGGTTVKWIEFPAGPQMLEALNAGSIDFGTTGAPPPIFAQAAGIDVVYVGAEPPPVTSEAIIVKPGSPIRTVAQLKGKRIAFAKGSGSHLLLVAALDKAGLTIRDVKPIFLGPSEARAAFDGGSVDAWVVWDPYLAAAQKAYGARVVADYTGLLQANGFYLASRAFVKRAPQAVATLLEQIALAGKWATTHQQEMVALVAPQVGVAPDVIATWLGRQKAGVAPVDASIVANQQKVADLFYREKLIPRPVTIATQAWTWQRR; encoded by the coding sequence ATGAAGAAGTTGTTGACCGCGCTGCTGGCCCTGCTGCTGCTTGCCGCGTTGCCGGCACGGGCCGAGACGATCCGGATCGGCTTCCAGAAAGGCGGCGGCCTGCTGGCGATGCTGAAGCGCCAGGGCGCCGTCGAGAAGGCATTCGCGCCGGGCGGCACCACGGTGAAGTGGATCGAATTCCCGGCCGGGCCGCAGATGCTCGAGGCGCTGAACGCGGGCAGCATCGATTTCGGCACCACGGGTGCGCCGCCGCCAATCTTCGCGCAGGCCGCCGGCATCGATGTCGTCTACGTGGGTGCCGAGCCGCCGCCGGTGACCAGCGAGGCGATCATCGTCAAGCCCGGATCGCCGATCCGCACGGTGGCGCAGCTGAAAGGCAAGCGCATCGCCTTCGCCAAGGGCTCCGGCTCGCACCTGCTGCTGGTGGCAGCGCTGGACAAGGCCGGGCTGACGATCCGCGACGTGAAACCGATTTTCCTCGGCCCTTCCGAAGCGCGTGCCGCGTTCGATGGCGGCAGCGTCGATGCCTGGGTGGTGTGGGATCCGTATCTCGCGGCGGCACAGAAAGCCTATGGCGCGCGCGTGGTGGCTGACTACACGGGCCTGTTGCAGGCCAATGGCTTCTATCTGGCCTCGCGCGCGTTCGTGAAACGCGCGCCCCAGGCGGTGGCCACGCTGCTGGAGCAGATCGCCCTGGCCGGCAAGTGGGCTACAACGCACCAGCAGGAAATGGTGGCGCTGGTGGCGCCCCAGGTGGGCGTGGCGCCGGATGTCATCGCCACGTGGCTGGGGCGGCAGAAAGCGGGCGTGGCGCCGGTGGATGCTTCGATCGTGGCCAACCAGCAGAAGGTGGCCGACCTGTTCTACCGCGAAAAGCTGATTCCGCGGCCGGTGACGATCGCCACGCAGGCGTGGACCTGGCAGCGCCGGTAA
- a CDS encoding LacI family DNA-binding transcriptional regulator translates to MSFENMPGQARKRRGSGRATIHDVAKLAGVGSITVSRYLKKNGYVSEELGARIDAAVAQLNYVPNLAAGGLSSAHNKVVGMVVPNISGPIFASTIQGFNDTLTRHGYQLLLASSYFSAEQEENAVRAFLGWSPAALAVVGRFHSRGTEALLAAAGIPVVETWDYAPRRKPIQVGYSNREVGVQAARHLLAKGYRRIAFVQNSVAGDLSALDRRDGYAATLEEHGLEPWTYAPTEEAPFDAGRQALEALTRSRRGGRKAADAIIFANDNLAAGALLASQRAGLQVPQRCALMGFGDYAFSPLLLPSLTTIRPPGREIGEIAAQRILQALGELPAEPKPARLNLLECALIEREST, encoded by the coding sequence ATGTCGTTTGAGAATATGCCTGGGCAAGCCAGGAAACGCCGTGGTTCCGGGCGCGCCACGATTCATGACGTCGCGAAGCTGGCCGGCGTCGGCTCGATCACGGTATCGCGCTACCTGAAGAAGAACGGCTATGTCTCGGAGGAGCTGGGGGCGCGGATCGATGCCGCGGTCGCGCAGTTGAACTATGTGCCGAACCTGGCCGCTGGCGGCCTGTCATCGGCCCACAACAAGGTGGTGGGCATGGTGGTGCCGAACATCTCGGGACCGATCTTCGCCAGCACCATCCAGGGCTTCAACGACACGCTGACCCGTCACGGCTACCAGCTGCTGCTGGCATCGAGCTACTTCTCGGCCGAGCAGGAAGAAAACGCGGTGCGCGCCTTCCTCGGCTGGTCGCCGGCGGCGCTGGCCGTGGTGGGCCGCTTCCACTCGCGCGGCACCGAGGCGCTGCTGGCGGCGGCCGGCATTCCGGTCGTCGAGACATGGGATTACGCGCCGCGCCGCAAGCCGATCCAGGTGGGCTATTCGAATCGCGAGGTGGGCGTGCAGGCGGCGCGCCATCTGCTGGCCAAAGGCTACCGCCGCATCGCCTTCGTGCAGAACAGCGTGGCGGGCGACCTGTCGGCACTGGACCGCCGCGATGGCTATGCGGCCACGCTGGAGGAGCACGGCCTGGAGCCGTGGACCTATGCGCCGACGGAGGAAGCGCCGTTCGACGCGGGGCGCCAGGCGCTGGAAGCACTGACACGCAGCCGCCGAGGGGGACGCAAGGCGGCGGACGCGATCATCTTCGCCAACGACAACCTGGCGGCCGGTGCCCTGCTGGCATCCCAGCGTGCTGGCCTGCAGGTGCCGCAGCGCTGCGCTTTGATGGGCTTCGGCGACTACGCGTTCTCGCCGCTGCTGCTGCCCAGCCTGACGACGATCCGGCCGCCCGGCCGCGAGATCGGCGAGATCGCCGCCCAGCGCATCCTGCAGGCATTGGGCGAACTGCCGGCGGAGCCGAAGCCTGCCCGCCTGAACCTGCTCGAATGTGCATTGATCGAACGTGAAAGCACTTGA
- a CDS encoding HIT family protein translates to MEAAACDLCNLLAAPPAGAVIWQDDALTVVAVDEPGYPGFTRVVWNAHVKEMTDLSSAERDRVMRAVWAVEAALRDVLAPHKVNVASFGNMTPHVHWHVIPRYADDAHFPNPTWGARQRDPAAAALAVRTALLPELHATIRERMAHDADAEV, encoded by the coding sequence ATGGAAGCGGCAGCCTGCGACCTGTGCAACCTGCTGGCGGCGCCGCCGGCCGGCGCCGTCATCTGGCAGGATGACGCGCTGACCGTCGTCGCCGTCGACGAGCCGGGCTACCCCGGCTTCACGCGCGTGGTGTGGAATGCGCACGTGAAGGAGATGACCGACCTGTCTTCCGCCGAGCGCGATCGCGTGATGCGCGCCGTGTGGGCCGTGGAAGCGGCGCTGCGCGACGTGCTCGCGCCGCACAAGGTCAACGTGGCCAGCTTCGGCAACATGACCCCGCACGTGCACTGGCACGTGATCCCCCGCTATGCGGACGATGCGCACTTCCCGAACCCCACGTGGGGCGCGCGCCAGCGCGATCCCGCCGCTGCCGCGCTGGCCGTGCGCACCGCGCTGCTGCCCGAGCTGCACGCCACCATCCGCGAGCGCATGGCGCATGATGCCGACGCCGAGGTTTGA